In one Agathobacter rectalis ATCC 33656 genomic region, the following are encoded:
- a CDS encoding spore photoproduct, with protein MIYIFSAFYAEAKNIIDHYGLKKEKSPEMVRFDVFANESIRLVITGVGEINAAAAVSNIGGAYGISPDDEILNVGCGAGFSSDICLGSIFLGNKLTEQMTGRTFYPDMLMKANFRECEIVTVARVLNEGSDSVVYDMEAAAVYQAAAFFVGPHRMHFIKLVSDAGERIDQSKITELFALQEDKICGYIDRLLSVGGNKTSIDDKTRGENMADCNATDDTKSAWNIDRLTSDMRCSKVMGDQLAQLIKYCRLSGIDYKAVLDEYYTNGLLPCESKREGKKCLFELKQRLL; from the coding sequence ATGATTTATATATTTAGCGCTTTTTATGCTGAGGCAAAAAATATAATAGACCACTATGGCTTAAAAAAGGAAAAAAGCCCTGAAATGGTGAGATTTGATGTGTTTGCAAATGAGAGTATCAGGCTTGTGATAACAGGCGTAGGAGAAATCAATGCGGCGGCAGCGGTTTCAAATATCGGTGGTGCGTATGGGATTTCACCGGATGATGAGATTTTGAATGTGGGGTGTGGCGCTGGTTTTAGCAGTGATATCTGTTTGGGCAGTATATTTCTGGGAAACAAGCTCACTGAGCAGATGACAGGGCGTACATTTTACCCCGATATGCTGATGAAAGCAAATTTCAGGGAGTGTGAGATAGTAACGGTCGCAAGGGTGCTTAATGAAGGGAGCGATTCGGTTGTATATGATATGGAGGCAGCCGCCGTTTATCAGGCAGCAGCGTTTTTCGTGGGACCGCATCGTATGCATTTTATAAAGCTTGTTTCAGATGCCGGTGAGAGAATTGACCAGTCGAAAATCACAGAGCTTTTTGCTTTGCAGGAAGACAAAATATGCGGCTATATTGATAGGCTTTTAAGTGTAGGTGGTAATAAAACTTCAATAGATGATAAGACTAGAGGCGAAAATATGGCAGACTGCAATGCGACAGATGATACTAAATCCGCTTGGAATATTGACAGGCTGACCAGCGATATGCGCTGTTCCAAGGTAATGGGAGATCAGCTGGCACAGCTTATAAAGTATTGCAGATTAAGTGGTATAGATTATAAAGCTGTTCTGGATGAGTACTATACAAATGGCTTGCTGCCGTGTGAGAGCAAGCGTGAAGGAAAGAAATGTCTGTTTGAATTGAAACAGAGATTGTTGTAA
- a CDS encoding tRNA dihydrouridine synthase, with protein sequence MKFFLAPMQGLTGYTVRNAFHHHFDYIDKYYTPFIPAAKRMNAKIKRDIDPVNNDGITLIPQAMSIVADEVIDLHRQLVPYGYDEINVNLGCPSGTVVSKKRGSGILAYPDMLDSFLDELYTKADFPVSIKTRVGFNDDELWHRLIEIYSKYPISELTVHPRVQKDFYKNTPRMDDFALAMQKINPDKTTLCYNGDITDTNSFNALTDCFPDIDEIMIGRGLFANPALIAELKGISMDKAELRERLKNWHDEILSGYLSIFSGEKDAIFRMKEIWAYMHGLFSDSEKLWKKIKKCQTLNDYKSIVRMAFDAF encoded by the coding sequence ATGAAATTTTTTCTCGCACCGATGCAGGGGCTGACCGGATATACAGTAAGAAACGCATTCCACCACCATTTTGACTACATAGACAAATACTACACACCGTTCATCCCTGCCGCAAAGCGCATGAATGCCAAGATAAAAAGAGACATAGACCCGGTAAACAACGACGGAATCACTCTCATACCGCAGGCCATGTCTATAGTGGCAGACGAGGTCATAGACCTGCACAGGCAGCTTGTTCCTTACGGATATGATGAGATAAATGTAAATCTCGGCTGTCCGTCAGGCACCGTCGTATCCAAGAAACGAGGCTCCGGCATACTCGCATATCCTGATATGCTGGATAGCTTCCTCGATGAACTGTATACAAAAGCTGATTTTCCTGTTTCAATAAAAACACGCGTTGGCTTTAACGATGATGAGCTATGGCACAGGCTTATCGAAATATACAGTAAATATCCGATAAGTGAGCTTACCGTGCATCCGAGAGTCCAAAAGGATTTTTATAAAAATACGCCGCGCATGGATGACTTCGCCCTCGCCATGCAGAAAATAAATCCTGATAAAACAACACTCTGCTACAACGGAGATATCACTGATACTAATAGTTTTAATGCCCTAACCGACTGTTTCCCTGATATTGATGAAATCATGATAGGCCGCGGACTGTTTGCAAATCCTGCTCTTATCGCAGAGCTTAAGGGTATAAGCATGGATAAAGCCGAGCTTCGCGAGCGCTTAAAGAACTGGCATGATGAGATTTTATCCGGTTATCTGTCCATCTTTTCCGGTGAAAAGGATGCCATTTTCCGCATGAAGGAAATCTGGGCATATATGCATGGGCTGTTTTCTGACTCTGAAAAGCTCTGGAAGAAAATTAAAAAATGCCAGACGCTTAATGACTATAAGTCAATCGTTCGAATGGCATTTGATGCTTTTTAA
- a CDS encoding SPL family radical SAM protein: MCQYNKMFSHVYVEKGVAEHPRTKQILEKLNNTTVIEIDHYKDVFCRKKQSISAQSNAKALILAENTSGCIYEGAPVCQSFGNENFYYCSCMMNCIFDCEYCYLKGMYPSGNLVVFVNLEDIFAELEALLAQKSIYLCVSYDADLVAIESLTGFVREWIAFTKKHENLTIEIRTKSGRCDLWSNYEACDRVIIAYTVSPQRIAAEYEHFASAPMERIQAAKCAMDGGFPVRLCFDPMIYCKDWRGEYSRLVDDVFSQIDGFTLWDVSIGSFRISQDYLKKMRKDMPRSAVVNFPYDNVNGYYQYPENIRSDMEEFMVQAVSEYVDKDRIFMWK, encoded by the coding sequence ATGTGCCAATACAATAAAATGTTTTCACATGTATATGTGGAAAAAGGCGTGGCCGAGCATCCACGTACAAAGCAGATTTTAGAAAAGCTGAATAATACAACAGTCATAGAAATTGACCACTACAAGGATGTTTTCTGCCGCAAAAAGCAGAGTATTTCTGCTCAAAGCAATGCCAAGGCGCTCATTCTGGCAGAGAATACAAGCGGCTGCATATATGAAGGTGCACCGGTGTGTCAGAGCTTTGGAAATGAGAATTTCTACTATTGCTCATGCATGATGAACTGTATATTTGACTGCGAATACTGCTATTTAAAGGGCATGTATCCGTCTGGTAATCTTGTGGTGTTTGTAAATTTGGAGGATATTTTTGCGGAGCTTGAAGCACTTCTGGCGCAAAAAAGCATATATCTTTGCGTGTCATATGATGCAGACCTCGTGGCCATAGAGTCGCTTACCGGCTTTGTGAGGGAATGGATTGCTTTTACAAAAAAGCATGAGAATCTTACAATTGAAATCCGCACCAAGAGTGGCAGGTGTGATTTGTGGAGCAATTACGAAGCCTGTGACAGGGTAATTATTGCCTATACAGTTTCGCCTCAAAGGATTGCAGCAGAGTATGAGCATTTTGCGTCCGCACCTATGGAGCGGATTCAGGCAGCAAAATGTGCTATGGATGGTGGATTTCCAGTGCGACTGTGCTTTGATCCGATGATATACTGCAAGGACTGGAGAGGTGAATACAGCAGGCTGGTTGATGACGTATTTTCACAGATAGACGGTTTTACGCTGTGGGATGTGAGTATCGGAAGCTTCCGCATATCGCAGGATTATCTGAAGAAAATGCGAAAGGACATGCCTCGTAGTGCTGTGGTGAATTTTCCATACGACAATGTGAATGGGTATTACCAGTATCCGGAAAATATACGAAGTGATATGGAAGAGTTTATGGTACAGGCTGTATCCGAATATGTGGATAAGGACAGGATATTTATGTGGAAGTGA
- the thyA gene encoding thymidylate synthase has translation MSYADKVFVAMCQDILENGTSTEGELVRPHWEDGTSAYTIKKFGVVNRYDLSKEFPAITLRKTYIKSATDELLWIWQKKSNNIHDLKSHVWDEWADEDGSIGKAYGYQLGVKHQYKEGMMDQVDRVIYDLKHTPFSRRILTNIYVHQDLHEMNLYPCAYSMTFNVTQKKGDDRLTLNGILNQRSQDVLAANNWNVCQYAVLMHMLAQVCDMRVGELVHVIADAHIYDRHVPIVKELIERPQYDAPKFWLNPDIKDFYQFTTDDIKITDYVTGEQIKDIPIAV, from the coding sequence ATGAGTTATGCAGATAAAGTTTTTGTAGCGATGTGTCAGGACATTCTGGAAAATGGCACAAGCACTGAGGGAGAGCTGGTGCGTCCCCACTGGGAGGATGGCACAAGCGCCTATACAATAAAGAAGTTTGGTGTCGTCAACAGATATGATTTGTCAAAGGAATTTCCGGCTATCACTTTAAGAAAGACATATATCAAGAGTGCAACGGATGAGCTTCTTTGGATATGGCAGAAGAAATCCAACAATATCCATGATTTAAAAAGCCATGTGTGGGATGAGTGGGCAGATGAGGATGGTTCAATCGGCAAGGCCTACGGATATCAGCTTGGTGTAAAGCATCAATATAAGGAAGGCATGATGGATCAGGTGGACAGAGTCATTTATGATTTGAAGCATACACCTTTTTCAAGAAGAATACTTACCAATATATATGTGCATCAGGATCTGCATGAGATGAATCTGTATCCGTGCGCATACAGCATGACATTCAACGTGACACAGAAAAAGGGTGATGACAGGCTCACATTAAATGGTATCTTAAACCAGCGCTCACAGGATGTGCTTGCGGCGAACAACTGGAATGTATGCCAGTATGCGGTGCTTATGCATATGCTGGCGCAGGTGTGTGATATGAGAGTCGGAGAGCTGGTGCACGTGATTGCAGATGCACACATTTACGACAGGCATGTGCCAATTGTGAAGGAGCTGATTGAGAGACCACAGTACGATGCTCCAAAGTTCTGGCTCAATCCTGACATAAAGGATTTCTATCAGTTTACGACCGATGATATCAAGATAACAGACTATGTGACAGGTGAGCAGATTAAGGATATACCTATTGCGGTTTAA
- a CDS encoding dihydrofolate reductase, which translates to MNLIAAVDNNWAIGKNNQLLVRIPMDQKFFREMTTGKVVVMGRKTLESFPNSRPLKNRTNIVLTHNPSYEVEGAVVVHSLDELHKELEKYNSEDIYIIGGQKIYEQLVDECDVAHITKVDFEYDADAYFPNLDEKPEWQITGDSEEQTYFDLEFYFLRYEKVK; encoded by the coding sequence ATGAATTTAATAGCAGCAGTTGACAATAACTGGGCAATTGGAAAAAATAACCAGTTGCTCGTTCGGATACCTATGGACCAGAAGTTTTTCCGCGAGATGACTACAGGAAAGGTTGTAGTCATGGGCAGAAAGACACTTGAGAGCTTTCCAAACAGCAGACCTCTTAAGAACAGAACCAACATAGTGCTCACACATAACCCATCCTATGAGGTGGAGGGTGCTGTCGTGGTTCACTCACTTGATGAGCTTCACAAGGAGCTTGAAAAATACAATTCTGAGGATATTTATATCATTGGTGGACAGAAAATTTATGAGCAGCTCGTGGATGAATGCGATGTAGCCCACATCACAAAGGTGGACTTCGAGTATGATGCGGATGCATATTTTCCAAATCTTGACGAGAAGCCTGAGTGGCAGATTACGGGAGACAGCGAAGAGCAGACATACTTTGATTTGGAGTTTTATTTCCTTCGATATGAGAAAGTAAAATAA
- a CDS encoding SDR family oxidoreductase produces MNKAIVTGASSGIGKAICRQLAANGWLVYGIGRSFNQSDDIAGIERIVCDITDTAKLIKTIKEINKNHDISLLINNAGVGFYALHEELNPVKISQMVRTNLEAPMIITNLLLRDLKKNKGTIINISSITAEKTNPHGCAYGATKAGLTSFSHSLFEEARKYGVRVVNLEPDMTDTNLYRNADFTVDENEAARIQPNEVADAVLYVLGQREGLVMTDITIRPQLHRIARK; encoded by the coding sequence ATGAACAAAGCAATTGTAACCGGGGCGTCTTCCGGAATCGGAAAAGCTATATGCAGGCAGCTTGCAGCGAATGGCTGGCTGGTTTACGGAATAGGAAGAAGCTTCAATCAAAGTGATGATATCGCAGGGATAGAGCGTATAGTATGCGATATTACCGATACCGCAAAGCTCATCAAGACAATAAAAGAAATTAATAAAAATCATGATATATCACTTCTCATAAACAATGCAGGAGTCGGCTTTTACGCGCTTCATGAGGAACTTAATCCTGTAAAAATATCACAGATGGTGAGGACAAATCTTGAGGCACCGATGATTATCACAAATTTGCTGCTTCGCGATTTAAAGAAAAACAAAGGAACAATAATAAATATCTCATCAATCACTGCTGAAAAGACGAATCCGCACGGCTGTGCCTATGGTGCCACAAAGGCAGGGCTTACGAGCTTTTCCCACAGCCTGTTTGAGGAGGCGAGAAAGTACGGTGTGCGTGTGGTAAATTTAGAGCCTGATATGACCGATACCAATCTGTACAGGAATGCTGATTTTACAGTGGATGAAAATGAAGCTGCAAGAATACAGCCAAATGAGGTTGCAGACGCAGTGCTTTATGTTTTAGGGCAAAGAGAAGGCCTTGTGATGACAGATATCACCATAAGGCCACAGCTTCACAGAATTGCAAGAAAGTAA